From the genome of Mustela lutreola isolate mMusLut2 chromosome 16, mMusLut2.pri, whole genome shotgun sequence, one region includes:
- the SYT5 gene encoding synaptotagmin-5 isoform X2, translating into MFSEPPTPEPPAPDAPPDSSRIGPAPVPLWALAAIVLVSGLLVFGCCFCVYRKRCRRRLGKKSQAQAQVHLQEVKELGRSYIDKVQPEVEELEPAPSGPGSQVAEKHELGRLQYSLDYDFQSGQLLVGIVQAEGLAALDLGGSSDPYVRVYLLPDKRRRHETKVHRQTLNPHFGENFAFKVPYVELGGRVLVMAVYDFDRFSRNDAIGEVRVPMSSVDLGRPVLAWRELQAAPREEEKLGDICFSLRYVPTAGKLTVIVLEAKNLKKMDVGGLSDPYVKVHLLQGGKKVRKKKTTIKKNTLNPYYNEAFSFEVPCDQVQKVQVELTVLDYDKLGKNEAIGRVAVGAAVGGAGLRHWADMLANPRRPIAQWHSLRPPDRVRPLPAP; encoded by the exons ATGTTCTCGGAGCCTCCAACCCCAGAGCCTCCAGCGCCCGACGCGCCTCCTGACTCGAGTCGCATCGGCCCTGCCCCGG TACCCCTCTGGGCCCTGGCCGCAATCGTTCTGGTCTCAGGCCTCCTCGTGTTCGGCTGCTGTTTCTGTGTCTACCGGAAGCGTTGTCGGAGGCGGTTGGGCAAGAAGAGCCAGGCCCAAGCCCAGGTCCACCTTCAGGAAGTGAAGGAGCTGGGCAGGAGTTACATAGACAAG GTGCAGCCAGAAGTGGAGGAGCTGGAGCCAGCACCATCTGGGCCAGGGTCGCAGGTGGCTGAGAAGCATGAGCTCGGACGACTGCAGTACTCACTGGATTATGATTTCCAGAGCGGCCAG CTGCTGGTGGGCATCGTTCAAGCTGAGGGATTGGCAGCCTTGGACCTGGGGGGCTCCTCCGACCCCTACGTGCGGGTCTACCTGCTGCCAGACAAGAGGAGGCGGCATGAGACCAAGGTGCATCGGCAGACGCTGAACCCACACTTTGGGGAGAACTTTGCCTTCAAG GTCCCCTACGTGGAGCTGGGAGGCAGGGTACTGGTCATGGCGGTGTACGACTTTGATCGCTTCTCCCGCAACGATGCCATTGGGGAGGTGCGGGTCCCCATGAGCTCAGTGGACCTGGGGCGGCCAGTGCTGGCCTGGCGCGAGCTGCAGGCTGCTCCGCGGGAGGAG GAGAAACTCGGtgacatctgcttctccctccgctaCGTCCCCACGGCCGGGAAGCTCACAGTCATCGTCCTGGAGGCTAAGAACCTGAAGAAGATGGACGTGGGAGGACTCTCAG ATCCGTACGTCAAGGTCCACCTGCTGCAGGGCGGCAAGAAGGTGCGGAAGAAGAAAACGACCATCAAGAAGAACACTCTGAACCCTTATTACAACGAGGCCTTCAGTTTCGAGGTGCCCTGTGACCAGGTGCAG AAGGTCCAGGTGGAGCTGACTGTGCTGGACTATGACAAGCTGGGCAAGAATGAGGCCATTGGGAGGGTGGCTGTCGGGGCAGCGGTGGGGGGAGCTGGCCTGCGGCACTGGGCAGACATGCTGGCCAACCCCCGGCGGCCCATTGCCCAGTGGCACTCGCTGAGGCCCCCTGACCGAGTGAGGCCACTGCCTGCTCCCTGA
- the SYT5 gene encoding synaptotagmin-5 isoform X4: MFSEPPTPEPPAPDAPPDSSRIGPAPVPLWALAAIVLVSGLLVFGCCFCVYRKRCRRRLGKKSQAQAQVHLQEVKELGRSYIDKVQPEVEELEPAPSGPGSQVAEKHELGRLQYSLDYDFQSGQLLVGIVQAEGLAALDLGGSSDPYVRVYLLPDKRRRHETKVHRQTLNPHFGENFAFKVPYVELGGRVLVMAVYDFDRFSRNDAIGEVRVPMSSVDLGRPVLAWRELQAAPREEQEKLGDICFSLRYVPTAGKLTVIVLEAKNLKKMDVGGLSDPYVKVHLLQGGKKVRKKKTTIKKNTLNPYYNEAFSFEVPCDQVQHPSSCTGSPAPVPSRTPALLLGPNKYSATLAT, from the exons ATGTTCTCGGAGCCTCCAACCCCAGAGCCTCCAGCGCCCGACGCGCCTCCTGACTCGAGTCGCATCGGCCCTGCCCCGG TACCCCTCTGGGCCCTGGCCGCAATCGTTCTGGTCTCAGGCCTCCTCGTGTTCGGCTGCTGTTTCTGTGTCTACCGGAAGCGTTGTCGGAGGCGGTTGGGCAAGAAGAGCCAGGCCCAAGCCCAGGTCCACCTTCAGGAAGTGAAGGAGCTGGGCAGGAGTTACATAGACAAG GTGCAGCCAGAAGTGGAGGAGCTGGAGCCAGCACCATCTGGGCCAGGGTCGCAGGTGGCTGAGAAGCATGAGCTCGGACGACTGCAGTACTCACTGGATTATGATTTCCAGAGCGGCCAG CTGCTGGTGGGCATCGTTCAAGCTGAGGGATTGGCAGCCTTGGACCTGGGGGGCTCCTCCGACCCCTACGTGCGGGTCTACCTGCTGCCAGACAAGAGGAGGCGGCATGAGACCAAGGTGCATCGGCAGACGCTGAACCCACACTTTGGGGAGAACTTTGCCTTCAAG GTCCCCTACGTGGAGCTGGGAGGCAGGGTACTGGTCATGGCGGTGTACGACTTTGATCGCTTCTCCCGCAACGATGCCATTGGGGAGGTGCGGGTCCCCATGAGCTCAGTGGACCTGGGGCGGCCAGTGCTGGCCTGGCGCGAGCTGCAGGCTGCTCCGCGGGAGGAG CAGGAGAAACTCGGtgacatctgcttctccctccgctaCGTCCCCACGGCCGGGAAGCTCACAGTCATCGTCCTGGAGGCTAAGAACCTGAAGAAGATGGACGTGGGAGGACTCTCAG ATCCGTACGTCAAGGTCCACCTGCTGCAGGGCGGCAAGAAGGTGCGGAAGAAGAAAACGACCATCAAGAAGAACACTCTGAACCCTTATTACAACGAGGCCTTCAGTTTCGAGGTGCCCTGTGACCAGGTGCAG CACCCCTCTTCCTGCACAGGATCACCTGCTCCTGTCCCTAGTCGGACTCCTGCACTGCTCCTGGGACCAAATAAATACTCAGCAACTTTGGCGACCTGA
- the SYT5 gene encoding synaptotagmin-5 isoform X3, whose translation MFSEPPTPEPPAPDAPPDSSRIGPAPVPLWALAAIVLVSGLLVFGCCFCVYRKRCRRRLGKKSQAQAQVHLQEVKELGRSYIDKVQPEVEELEPAPSGPGSQVAEKHELGRLQYSLDYDFQSGQLLVGIVQAEGLAALDLGGSSDPYVRVYLLPDKRRRHETKVHRQTLNPHFGENFAFKVPYVELGGRVLVMAVYDFDRFSRNDAIGEVRVPMSSVDLGRPVLAWRELQAAPREEQEKLGDICFSLRYVPTAGKLTVIVLEAKNLKKMDVGGLSDPYVKVHLLQGGKKVRKKKTTIKKNTLNPYYNEAFSFEVPCDQVQVNLSRPRLTHPRKVDRPRPRPQHPQLRPFSFAVVMTTASTRPSLPRALPLAKSS comes from the exons ATGTTCTCGGAGCCTCCAACCCCAGAGCCTCCAGCGCCCGACGCGCCTCCTGACTCGAGTCGCATCGGCCCTGCCCCGG TACCCCTCTGGGCCCTGGCCGCAATCGTTCTGGTCTCAGGCCTCCTCGTGTTCGGCTGCTGTTTCTGTGTCTACCGGAAGCGTTGTCGGAGGCGGTTGGGCAAGAAGAGCCAGGCCCAAGCCCAGGTCCACCTTCAGGAAGTGAAGGAGCTGGGCAGGAGTTACATAGACAAG GTGCAGCCAGAAGTGGAGGAGCTGGAGCCAGCACCATCTGGGCCAGGGTCGCAGGTGGCTGAGAAGCATGAGCTCGGACGACTGCAGTACTCACTGGATTATGATTTCCAGAGCGGCCAG CTGCTGGTGGGCATCGTTCAAGCTGAGGGATTGGCAGCCTTGGACCTGGGGGGCTCCTCCGACCCCTACGTGCGGGTCTACCTGCTGCCAGACAAGAGGAGGCGGCATGAGACCAAGGTGCATCGGCAGACGCTGAACCCACACTTTGGGGAGAACTTTGCCTTCAAG GTCCCCTACGTGGAGCTGGGAGGCAGGGTACTGGTCATGGCGGTGTACGACTTTGATCGCTTCTCCCGCAACGATGCCATTGGGGAGGTGCGGGTCCCCATGAGCTCAGTGGACCTGGGGCGGCCAGTGCTGGCCTGGCGCGAGCTGCAGGCTGCTCCGCGGGAGGAG CAGGAGAAACTCGGtgacatctgcttctccctccgctaCGTCCCCACGGCCGGGAAGCTCACAGTCATCGTCCTGGAGGCTAAGAACCTGAAGAAGATGGACGTGGGAGGACTCTCAG ATCCGTACGTCAAGGTCCACCTGCTGCAGGGCGGCAAGAAGGTGCGGAAGAAGAAAACGACCATCAAGAAGAACACTCTGAACCCTTATTACAACGAGGCCTTCAGTTTCGAGGTGCCCTGTGACCAGGTGCAG GTCAATTTGAGTCGACCCAGACTTACCCATCCCAGAAAAGTGGATCGTCCAAGGCCCCGCCCCCAACACCCCCAGCTCCGCCCCTTCTCCTTCGCCGTCGTCATGACAACCGCGTCCACACGCCCTTCACTCCCGCGAGCCCTCCCATTGGCCAAAAG
- the SYT5 gene encoding synaptotagmin-5 isoform X1, whose amino-acid sequence MFSEPPTPEPPAPDAPPDSSRIGPAPVPLWALAAIVLVSGLLVFGCCFCVYRKRCRRRLGKKSQAQAQVHLQEVKELGRSYIDKVQPEVEELEPAPSGPGSQVAEKHELGRLQYSLDYDFQSGQLLVGIVQAEGLAALDLGGSSDPYVRVYLLPDKRRRHETKVHRQTLNPHFGENFAFKVPYVELGGRVLVMAVYDFDRFSRNDAIGEVRVPMSSVDLGRPVLAWRELQAAPREEQEKLGDICFSLRYVPTAGKLTVIVLEAKNLKKMDVGGLSDPYVKVHLLQGGKKVRKKKTTIKKNTLNPYYNEAFSFEVPCDQVQKVQVELTVLDYDKLGKNEAIGRVAVGAAVGGAGLRHWADMLANPRRPIAQWHSLRPPDRVRPLPAP is encoded by the exons ATGTTCTCGGAGCCTCCAACCCCAGAGCCTCCAGCGCCCGACGCGCCTCCTGACTCGAGTCGCATCGGCCCTGCCCCGG TACCCCTCTGGGCCCTGGCCGCAATCGTTCTGGTCTCAGGCCTCCTCGTGTTCGGCTGCTGTTTCTGTGTCTACCGGAAGCGTTGTCGGAGGCGGTTGGGCAAGAAGAGCCAGGCCCAAGCCCAGGTCCACCTTCAGGAAGTGAAGGAGCTGGGCAGGAGTTACATAGACAAG GTGCAGCCAGAAGTGGAGGAGCTGGAGCCAGCACCATCTGGGCCAGGGTCGCAGGTGGCTGAGAAGCATGAGCTCGGACGACTGCAGTACTCACTGGATTATGATTTCCAGAGCGGCCAG CTGCTGGTGGGCATCGTTCAAGCTGAGGGATTGGCAGCCTTGGACCTGGGGGGCTCCTCCGACCCCTACGTGCGGGTCTACCTGCTGCCAGACAAGAGGAGGCGGCATGAGACCAAGGTGCATCGGCAGACGCTGAACCCACACTTTGGGGAGAACTTTGCCTTCAAG GTCCCCTACGTGGAGCTGGGAGGCAGGGTACTGGTCATGGCGGTGTACGACTTTGATCGCTTCTCCCGCAACGATGCCATTGGGGAGGTGCGGGTCCCCATGAGCTCAGTGGACCTGGGGCGGCCAGTGCTGGCCTGGCGCGAGCTGCAGGCTGCTCCGCGGGAGGAG CAGGAGAAACTCGGtgacatctgcttctccctccgctaCGTCCCCACGGCCGGGAAGCTCACAGTCATCGTCCTGGAGGCTAAGAACCTGAAGAAGATGGACGTGGGAGGACTCTCAG ATCCGTACGTCAAGGTCCACCTGCTGCAGGGCGGCAAGAAGGTGCGGAAGAAGAAAACGACCATCAAGAAGAACACTCTGAACCCTTATTACAACGAGGCCTTCAGTTTCGAGGTGCCCTGTGACCAGGTGCAG AAGGTCCAGGTGGAGCTGACTGTGCTGGACTATGACAAGCTGGGCAAGAATGAGGCCATTGGGAGGGTGGCTGTCGGGGCAGCGGTGGGGGGAGCTGGCCTGCGGCACTGGGCAGACATGCTGGCCAACCCCCGGCGGCCCATTGCCCAGTGGCACTCGCTGAGGCCCCCTGACCGAGTGAGGCCACTGCCTGCTCCCTGA